Below is a genomic region from Campylobacter concisus.
GTTGGAAAACGATTTTTGAATTGGGTAATAACGGTAAATACGATGATGAAGCGTATGCTGAGATTCTTGCTACAGTATTGAATTTGCGTGTTGAAAAAGGTTTAACTCAAAGTGACGTTGCGAGAATATCTGGTGTATCTACGAGTATGATCTCTAAAATTGAAAGTCAATATACAGTACCGAGTGTAAAAAATTTCTTACGATATATTTTCGCCTTAGATTTGGTTTGGGAACTCGTTCATAAACGTTAGCTGAATTTTGGTTTTAAAAAA
It encodes:
- a CDS encoding helix-turn-helix domain-containing protein, translating into WKTIFELGNNGKYDDEAYAEILATVLNLRVEKGLTQSDVARISGVSTSMISKIESQYTVPSVKNFLRYIFALDLVWELVHKR